In the Sphingomonas sp. LM7 genome, one interval contains:
- a CDS encoding TolC family protein — MSRFIAALLAAASCAGIAQAQTSPPVESVDVTTLDEALSQAGAASPSTEAAGFGIQGAEAGRTVAGLRPNPSVSIEAENVAGTGPYRGLDSAETTIGFSMPIELGGKRGARIGVANARTTRARLEAEIALADVRLRVTQAYNEAVAAERRLTVAQEQLRITDEALRVANDRVMVGATSPIDEQRAAVQQINAKTDVERDQRAAEVARANLGRLTGSPVVGPLDQRWFDQAGKPGPEVPPRAEGTLAYAAAAADLSIATANVRLAQSQRVPDLTVTAGTRRLEATNDVAAVLGVSVPLPFFNNGRASIAQARAERSQFDARLRLARLDAEQAIASARAERDNAAATVRASGPALEAAAEAARIARIGYGQGKFDQIILLEAERTLAETRSQAIDALFQFHDAEARLARLTAPAPDFAGDIR, encoded by the coding sequence CGCGCAGGCGCAAACGTCGCCACCCGTCGAGTCTGTCGACGTAACCACGCTTGATGAAGCGCTGTCGCAAGCCGGCGCAGCGTCCCCTTCGACCGAGGCTGCCGGCTTCGGCATCCAGGGAGCGGAGGCCGGCCGAACCGTTGCCGGCCTTCGTCCCAATCCCTCGGTTTCTATCGAAGCCGAGAATGTCGCGGGCACCGGACCCTATCGTGGGCTCGACAGTGCCGAGACGACCATCGGCTTCTCGATGCCGATCGAGCTCGGGGGGAAGCGAGGCGCACGCATCGGCGTCGCCAACGCGCGGACGACCCGCGCACGTCTCGAAGCCGAGATCGCGCTCGCCGATGTGAGGCTACGGGTCACCCAGGCTTATAACGAAGCCGTCGCTGCCGAGCGGCGATTGACGGTGGCGCAGGAACAGCTGCGCATTACCGACGAAGCTCTGCGTGTTGCGAACGACCGCGTCATGGTCGGCGCTACTTCCCCGATCGATGAACAGCGCGCCGCGGTTCAGCAGATCAATGCGAAGACCGACGTTGAGCGCGATCAACGCGCAGCTGAAGTCGCCCGCGCCAATCTCGGCCGGCTGACGGGAAGCCCGGTCGTCGGACCGCTCGATCAGCGCTGGTTCGACCAGGCGGGCAAGCCCGGGCCGGAAGTTCCTCCTCGCGCCGAGGGCACGTTGGCTTATGCGGCCGCGGCGGCCGATCTGTCGATCGCCACCGCAAACGTCCGGCTGGCGCAGAGTCAGCGCGTGCCTGACCTGACGGTCACCGCCGGCACGCGGCGGCTGGAGGCGACGAACGACGTCGCGGCGGTGCTGGGCGTATCGGTCCCGCTGCCCTTCTTCAACAACGGCCGCGCTTCGATTGCCCAGGCGCGCGCCGAACGCAGCCAGTTCGATGCTCGCCTCAGGCTTGCCCGTCTCGATGCCGAGCAGGCGATCGCCAGCGCGCGCGCCGAACGCGACAATGCGGCCGCCACGGTACGTGCTTCGGGGCCGGCACTGGAGGCTGCAGCCGAGGCCGCGCGGATAGCGCGGATCGGCTACGGCCAGGGCAAGTTTGACCAGATCATTCTGCTCGAGGCCGAACGCACGCTCGCCGAGACGCGATCGCAGGCGATCGACGCGCTTTTCCAGTTTCACGACGCCGAGGCCCGACTGGCGCGCCTGACCGCGCCTGCGCCCGACTTTGCCGGAGACATTCGATGA
- a CDS encoding cation transporter, with translation MSEKSFSFDTAAKRRTLWIVLVLNVALAAGFGITGALADSSALIANGLDNASDALVYVISLVALTRAGAWKRAAARVSGTLLLIFAAGVLLDAGRRYLIGSEPLGSDMIAMAVIGAVVNGICLWLLKRLEEPDVNLRAATTFSFNDFVSNGGIVVAGVVVLWTGQNWPDLVVGAAVAAIAIKGGIEILRDAADEARDAR, from the coding sequence TTGAGCGAGAAGTCCTTTTCGTTCGACACGGCGGCCAAGCGCCGCACCTTGTGGATCGTTCTGGTGCTGAACGTTGCGCTCGCGGCGGGGTTTGGAATCACGGGAGCGCTGGCAGATTCGAGCGCATTGATAGCCAACGGTCTCGATAATGCGTCCGATGCGCTGGTCTATGTCATCAGCCTCGTGGCGCTTACCCGTGCGGGCGCCTGGAAGCGCGCTGCGGCGCGTGTCTCCGGCACGCTTCTGCTGATCTTCGCGGCAGGTGTCCTGCTCGACGCGGGGCGACGCTACCTGATCGGTAGCGAGCCGCTAGGTTCCGACATGATCGCAATGGCGGTGATCGGCGCAGTTGTGAACGGGATCTGCCTTTGGCTGCTGAAGCGGCTGGAAGAGCCGGACGTGAACCTGCGGGCGGCGACGACGTTCAGCTTCAACGACTTCGTTTCCAACGGTGGGATCGTGGTCGCCGGGGTGGTCGTGCTCTGGACCGGCCAGAACTGGCCCGATCTCGTTGTTGGCGCGGCCGTGGCCGCGATTGCGATCAAGGGTGGGATCGAGATCCTGAGGGATGCCGCCGACGAGGCCCGCGATGCCAGATGA
- a CDS encoding efflux RND transporter permease subunit, whose translation MIASLIGLSVRARWAVLFLFLAIAGVGLWQLTKLPIDAVPDITNRQVQINTVERGLSPSEIEKRVTFPIETALAGIPGLETTRSLSRNGFSQVTAIFTDRTDLYFARQQVSERLTQARDTLPDDVQPQIGPVTTGLGEVLMYSVDFTNPGGKGAPIKDGQPGWQRDGSFLTPEGDRLTDEISRAAYLRTVQDWIIRPQLRTVQGVAGIDSIGGYAKQYVVEPDPVKLSKFGISFSELAKALESANLAVGANYFNRGGEAFLVRADARIRDLDEITDAIVATRGGVPVAVKDVATVRVGGELRTGAASMNGHEAVIGTALMLIGENSRTVAGAVRDRLDTTAKSLPPGIMVTPVLDRSKLVNATVSTVQRNLAEGALLVAAALFLLLGNWRAALIAVLVIPFSFLMMAMGMNAFGVPGNLMSLGALDFGLIVDGAVIIIENCLARLAHRQEHESRLLTLRERLEVTMRASQEMIKPTVFGQAIILLAFAPLLMFTGVEGKTFSPMAITIMLALVAAFILSLTLVPALIALLIRGKVAEKEVWLIAKSKARYTPLLERAVATPWPFIGAGFAFFAASAFVFGLLGQEFIPQLDEKNLAVASTRVPSVALEQSLMMQRGVEQAVTSLPEVELMFSKTGTAEVATDPMPPNISDGFVILKPQEEWPAGVETKEDVLKRIEKVTGARLGQVYEVSQPIQLRFNELIAGVRGDVAIKLYGDDLDKMGAAANRIVAAIQGVPGAADVKAEQTSGSPTLEVNFDRAAIARFGLTVEEVADTVAAAMGGREAGLVFEGDRRFEITVRVPDTTRESLDALASLPVLLPNEANGTRESVPLSQVAQFRFSEGLNQISRENGKRRVVIQANVRGRDVGSFVTEAQAAVDKVALPAGSYLEWGGQFQNLQAASQRLAIVVPLCFAVIFGLLYMALGGFARATAVFLAVPLGLAGGVFTLALTGIAFSVSAAVGFICLAGVAVLNGLVVMTAIRERLDAGMELSNAIIEGTKEKMRAVVMTGFVPAIGFVPMALAHGTGAEVQKPLATVVIGGLIAATILTLLVLPAISKVVLGLGERWSARRERRVAAQGDLQVARETGD comes from the coding sequence ATGATCGCAAGTCTAATCGGGCTATCCGTCCGCGCACGCTGGGCGGTGCTCTTCCTGTTCCTCGCCATAGCCGGTGTCGGCTTGTGGCAGCTCACCAAGTTGCCGATCGACGCGGTGCCCGACATCACGAATCGCCAGGTCCAGATCAACACCGTCGAACGCGGTCTTTCGCCAAGCGAGATCGAGAAACGCGTCACCTTCCCCATCGAAACTGCACTCGCCGGTATTCCCGGACTCGAGACAACCAGATCGCTGTCGCGCAACGGCTTCAGCCAGGTCACCGCGATCTTCACCGACCGGACGGACCTCTATTTCGCACGGCAGCAGGTCAGCGAGCGGCTGACCCAGGCCCGGGACACGCTTCCGGACGACGTCCAGCCACAGATCGGGCCGGTCACCACCGGACTTGGCGAAGTGCTGATGTACTCGGTCGATTTCACCAATCCCGGCGGCAAGGGCGCGCCGATCAAGGATGGTCAGCCCGGCTGGCAGCGCGACGGCAGCTTCCTCACGCCTGAGGGCGACCGGCTGACCGACGAGATCTCGCGCGCTGCCTATCTGCGCACGGTGCAGGACTGGATCATCCGCCCGCAGCTCCGCACCGTTCAGGGCGTCGCCGGCATCGATTCGATCGGCGGCTATGCCAAGCAATATGTCGTGGAACCCGATCCGGTGAAGCTCTCGAAGTTCGGCATCTCCTTTTCCGAACTGGCCAAGGCACTCGAGTCAGCTAACCTCGCGGTCGGCGCCAACTACTTCAACCGTGGCGGCGAGGCGTTCCTCGTGCGTGCAGACGCCCGTATCCGGGACCTCGATGAAATCACGGACGCGATCGTCGCGACTCGCGGCGGCGTTCCGGTCGCGGTGAAGGATGTCGCCACTGTGCGTGTCGGCGGCGAGCTTCGCACCGGCGCTGCGAGCATGAACGGTCACGAGGCGGTCATTGGTACCGCACTGATGCTCATCGGGGAGAACAGTCGCACCGTCGCCGGGGCGGTCCGCGACCGCCTCGACACGACTGCGAAGTCGCTGCCGCCAGGAATCATGGTTACCCCGGTGCTCGACCGTTCGAAGCTGGTCAACGCGACCGTCAGCACGGTCCAGCGCAACCTTGCCGAAGGCGCATTGCTGGTCGCGGCAGCGCTGTTCCTGCTGCTCGGCAACTGGCGCGCCGCGCTGATCGCTGTGCTCGTGATCCCGTTCTCGTTCCTGATGATGGCGATGGGGATGAACGCGTTCGGCGTTCCTGGAAACCTGATGAGCCTTGGCGCGCTCGATTTCGGGCTGATCGTCGATGGTGCAGTGATCATTATCGAAAACTGCCTTGCGAGGTTGGCGCACCGCCAGGAGCATGAAAGTCGTCTGCTGACGCTCCGGGAACGCCTCGAGGTCACGATGCGGGCGAGCCAGGAGATGATCAAGCCGACCGTGTTCGGACAGGCGATCATCCTGCTCGCCTTTGCGCCCTTGCTCATGTTCACCGGTGTCGAAGGCAAGACGTTCTCGCCGATGGCGATCACGATCATGCTGGCGCTGGTCGCCGCGTTCATTCTCTCGCTCACTCTCGTCCCGGCACTGATCGCGCTGCTGATCCGCGGCAAGGTCGCGGAGAAGGAGGTCTGGCTGATCGCCAAGTCGAAGGCGCGCTATACGCCGCTCCTCGAACGCGCCGTGGCAACGCCCTGGCCGTTCATCGGCGCGGGCTTCGCCTTCTTTGCGGCCTCGGCCTTTGTGTTCGGCCTTTTGGGGCAGGAATTCATCCCCCAGCTTGACGAGAAAAATCTGGCGGTCGCGTCGACCCGTGTACCCTCCGTGGCGCTCGAGCAGTCGCTGATGATGCAGCGCGGCGTCGAGCAGGCCGTCACCAGCCTGCCCGAAGTCGAACTGATGTTCTCCAAAACCGGTACCGCCGAAGTTGCGACTGACCCGATGCCGCCGAACATCTCGGACGGATTCGTCATTCTCAAGCCGCAGGAAGAATGGCCGGCCGGAGTCGAGACGAAGGAGGACGTTCTCAAGCGTATCGAGAAGGTGACGGGCGCACGGTTGGGACAGGTCTATGAAGTCAGCCAGCCGATCCAGCTGCGCTTCAACGAACTGATCGCCGGTGTGCGCGGGGACGTCGCGATCAAGCTTTACGGCGACGATCTCGACAAGATGGGGGCCGCGGCGAACCGTATCGTCGCAGCGATCCAGGGGGTACCGGGTGCGGCGGACGTGAAAGCCGAGCAGACCAGCGGCTCCCCGACGCTGGAGGTCAACTTCGACCGCGCGGCCATCGCCCGGTTCGGGCTCACCGTCGAGGAGGTCGCCGACACGGTCGCCGCCGCGATGGGCGGCCGCGAGGCAGGCCTGGTGTTCGAGGGCGACAGGCGCTTCGAGATCACCGTCCGGGTGCCGGATACGACCCGCGAGAGCCTTGACGCGCTCGCCAGCCTGCCGGTGCTGCTGCCGAACGAAGCAAACGGCACGCGGGAATCGGTACCGCTGTCCCAGGTGGCACAGTTCCGGTTCAGCGAAGGGCTGAACCAGATCAGCCGCGAGAATGGCAAGCGCCGCGTCGTGATCCAGGCCAATGTGCGCGGTCGCGACGTCGGATCCTTCGTGACCGAGGCGCAGGCGGCGGTCGACAAGGTGGCACTGCCCGCCGGCTCCTATCTCGAATGGGGCGGGCAGTTCCAGAACCTGCAGGCGGCGTCGCAGCGGCTCGCGATCGTCGTGCCCTTGTGCTTCGCGGTGATCTTCGGGCTGCTCTACATGGCATTGGGCGGTTTTGCGCGGGCGACCGCGGTCTTTCTCGCCGTACCTCTGGGCCTTGCCGGCGGCGTGTTCACGCTCGCCCTCACCGGGATCGCTTTTTCGGTGTCGGCGGCCGTCGGGTTCATCTGCCTCGCTGGTGTCGCGGTGCTCAACGGTCTCGTCGTGATGACGGCAATCCGCGAGCGGCTCGACGCCGGGATGGAGTTGAGCAACGCGATCATCGAGGGCACCAAAGAGAAGATGCGCGCGGTCGTGATGACCGGGTTCGTCCCCGCCATCGGCTTCGTGCCGATGGCGCTCGCACATGGCACCGGCGCCGAAGTGCAGAAACCGCTGGCTACCGTCGTGATCGGCGGCCTGATCGCTGCGACGATCCTCACGCTGCTCGTCCTGCCTGCAATCTCCAAGGTCGTGCTCGGCCTCGGCGAACGCTGGTCGGCCCGGCGTGAACGCCGCGTCGCGGCGCAAGGCGACCTGCAAGTTGCCAGAGAAACGGGAGATTGA
- a CDS encoding SRPBCC domain-containing protein gives MRIIENETAIAAPPAQVWRVLSDFPGYCGWHPFIRLSGEATLGAEVDYEFTAILRSRRVRHSPAVITRLERDTALEWQMGYRHVFQHIESWELSRLPTGTRLRHWVEFRGAFALLMSRAARNAAHSRMCEADDDLRSHVEGKKSRTPAPVRRAPRNGFRKPRR, from the coding sequence ATGAGAATCATCGAGAACGAGACAGCGATCGCCGCGCCGCCGGCTCAGGTCTGGCGCGTTTTGAGCGACTTTCCAGGCTACTGTGGCTGGCATCCTTTCATCCGGCTTTCCGGCGAGGCGACGCTCGGCGCCGAGGTGGATTACGAATTTACCGCCATCCTCCGCAGCCGGAGGGTTCGGCACTCTCCCGCGGTGATCACGCGCCTGGAGCGCGATACCGCGCTGGAATGGCAAATGGGATACCGGCACGTCTTCCAGCACATCGAATCCTGGGAGCTTTCGCGCCTTCCGACGGGCACCCGATTGCGGCACTGGGTGGAATTTCGGGGGGCGTTTGCGCTGCTGATGAGCCGCGCGGCCAGAAACGCGGCGCATTCCCGGATGTGCGAAGCAGATGATGACCTTCGGAGTCATGTCGAGGGCAAGAAGTCGCGCACTCCGGCCCCCGTCCGGCGGGCACCCCGCAATGGCTTCAGAAAGCCGCGGAGATGA
- a CDS encoding efflux RND transporter periplasmic adaptor subunit produces MTFNDKRLLGGVSGAVLLAAIGGFTVARYTTPAPTAQEPAAAEEAPEAAPDSLTMTGEAIKAAGIQTEAVSAGGLGAEIVSQATVTASPSGEAMVTARAGGAVTRVFKRLGDPVRAGEALAIVESREAAQIAAERTSANAKAVLAQKGLAREQYLYRQRVSARVDLEQAQAEAAAANAEARRAQAAAGAANVTSDGRGVIVASPISGRVTSTAVTLGAFVQPETELFRVADPRLIQIEAPVGSMDAGRIAAGDTAVVEMANGRTVNARVRAVTPTLSGETRAATAVLDVAGGELQPGLAVRVRLKPSRGETTTAIVVPEEAVQSLEGRDVVFVRTPQGFRAVSVTLGRRSAGRVEVLTGLSNGQTVATRQAFLLKAELGKGAGEEE; encoded by the coding sequence ATGACCTTCAACGACAAACGCCTTCTCGGCGGCGTGAGCGGAGCCGTTCTGCTCGCCGCCATCGGCGGCTTCACCGTCGCGCGTTATACGACGCCGGCGCCAACCGCGCAGGAACCTGCCGCCGCAGAGGAAGCGCCCGAAGCCGCCCCGGACAGCCTCACCATGACCGGCGAGGCCATCAAGGCGGCCGGCATCCAGACCGAAGCGGTGAGCGCGGGCGGTCTCGGTGCCGAGATCGTCTCGCAGGCGACCGTCACTGCGTCTCCAAGCGGCGAGGCCATGGTTACCGCGCGCGCCGGGGGTGCCGTCACGCGCGTCTTCAAGAGGCTCGGCGATCCGGTCCGCGCCGGCGAGGCGCTGGCGATCGTCGAAAGCCGCGAGGCTGCACAGATCGCAGCCGAGCGCACCTCGGCCAATGCCAAGGCTGTACTCGCCCAGAAGGGCCTGGCGCGCGAGCAGTATCTCTACAGGCAACGCGTGTCGGCACGCGTCGATCTCGAACAGGCGCAGGCCGAAGCCGCGGCGGCGAACGCGGAGGCGCGGCGCGCCCAGGCTGCGGCAGGTGCCGCCAATGTCACGAGCGACGGCAGAGGCGTCATCGTGGCGAGTCCGATCTCGGGGCGCGTGACATCGACTGCCGTGACCCTCGGTGCTTTCGTGCAACCCGAGACCGAGCTGTTCCGTGTTGCCGATCCCCGGCTGATCCAGATCGAGGCGCCGGTCGGCTCGATGGACGCAGGCCGCATTGCCGCGGGCGATACCGCGGTGGTCGAAATGGCCAACGGCAGAACCGTCAACGCGCGAGTGCGGGCCGTCACCCCGACCCTGAGCGGCGAGACACGCGCAGCAACGGCAGTGCTCGACGTGGCCGGGGGCGAGCTGCAGCCCGGCCTCGCAGTCCGTGTCCGGCTTAAGCCGAGCCGCGGCGAAACCACGACGGCGATTGTCGTGCCGGAGGAGGCGGTCCAGTCGCTCGAGGGGCGCGACGTCGTCTTTGTGAGGACTCCGCAGGGCTTCCGTGCGGTCTCCGTCACTCTCGGTCGGCGCAGTGCCGGTCGTGTCGAGGTCCTGACCGGTCTGTCCAATGGCCAGACGGTCGCCACGCGGCAGGCGTTCCTGCTCAAGGCCGAACTTGGCAAGGGCGCGGGGGAAGAGGAATGA
- a CDS encoding heavy metal translocating P-type ATPase, whose translation MSAKLCLDIPVILPEIPDAADACVDRLKGELAGRPGIEQVHVVKGTEPNAPAQLCVHYDPDTLSLARINDIVIGAGARLTESYGHLALNVDGIGHQRRARSVAEQLLRVKGVQEAEASAAGTVRIEFDRSALSEEALRSFLGQIGIHERPKRGPKPRAAGLDRGTAEPATGDAHTPGEAHDHDGDHEHGDAEGGHGHAHGGIFGANSELIFALLCGALLGIGFAIEKLVPAPAWLPIALFVGAYGFGGYFTMREAIDNLRLKRFEIDTLMLVAAAGAAALGAWAEGALLLFLFSLGHALEHYAMGRAKRAIEALAELAPDTALVRRGDEQSEIPVEELQIGDTVIVKPDERIAADGFLIKGTSSVNQAPVTGESMPVDKRPVMDHPAASAAPDTVEAANRVFAGTINGSGLIEIEVTRKSTDSALAKVVKMVSEAETQRSPTQRFTDRFERIFVPSVLALTVALLFAWVIVDEPFRDSFYRAMAVLVAASPCALAIATPSAVLSGVARAARGGVLVKGGGPLENLGSLNAIAFDKTGTLTEGRPQITDVIPAEGVEEEELVAIAVAVEKLSNHPLARAIARDGAERLGERPIPTATDLGSLTGRGVTARIDGDQITIGKAEMFGSDGVAPLSPEMADAIAKLREGGRTTMVVRRGDKDLGAIGLMDTPREAAKATLARLRELGITRMIMISGDNQKVAEAIASEVGIDEAIGDLMPEDKVDAIKRLRGEGKVAMVGDGVNDAPAMANATVGIAMGAAGSDVALETADVALMADDLAHLPFAVGLSRSTRRIIRQNVFVSLGVVAVLVPATILGLGIGPAVAAHEGSTLVVVFNALRLLAYKDRGA comes from the coding sequence ATGAGCGCCAAGCTCTGCCTGGACATCCCCGTCATCCTCCCCGAGATCCCCGACGCAGCCGATGCCTGTGTCGATCGGCTGAAGGGCGAACTCGCCGGCAGGCCGGGCATAGAGCAGGTCCATGTCGTCAAGGGCACCGAACCGAACGCGCCTGCACAGCTTTGCGTGCATTACGATCCCGACACGCTGTCGCTCGCCCGGATCAACGATATCGTCATCGGTGCCGGTGCCAGGTTGACCGAAAGCTACGGACATCTTGCATTGAATGTCGACGGGATCGGCCACCAGCGCCGCGCCCGCAGCGTCGCGGAGCAATTGCTCCGCGTGAAAGGCGTGCAGGAAGCCGAAGCCAGCGCCGCAGGTACGGTTCGGATCGAGTTCGACCGGTCCGCTTTGTCGGAGGAAGCCCTGCGCAGCTTCCTCGGCCAGATAGGCATCCATGAGCGCCCGAAGCGCGGCCCCAAGCCGCGCGCCGCCGGCCTCGATCGAGGCACGGCGGAACCCGCGACCGGCGACGCGCACACGCCGGGCGAGGCGCACGATCATGACGGGGATCACGAACATGGCGACGCGGAAGGCGGACATGGGCACGCTCATGGCGGCATTTTCGGCGCGAACAGCGAGCTGATCTTCGCGCTGCTGTGCGGCGCCCTGCTCGGCATCGGATTTGCGATTGAGAAACTGGTACCTGCGCCGGCATGGCTGCCGATCGCACTTTTTGTCGGCGCGTACGGATTCGGCGGCTATTTCACGATGCGCGAGGCCATCGACAATCTGAGACTCAAACGGTTCGAGATCGACACGCTGATGCTCGTCGCCGCGGCGGGCGCGGCCGCGCTGGGGGCCTGGGCGGAAGGCGCGCTGCTCCTTTTCCTGTTCAGCCTGGGCCATGCCCTCGAACATTATGCGATGGGACGTGCCAAGCGCGCAATCGAGGCGCTTGCCGAACTCGCGCCGGATACCGCCCTGGTCCGTCGCGGAGACGAGCAATCGGAGATTCCGGTCGAGGAGCTGCAGATCGGCGACACCGTCATCGTCAAGCCCGACGAGCGGATCGCTGCCGACGGATTCCTCATCAAGGGCACGAGCAGCGTCAACCAGGCGCCGGTCACGGGCGAGAGCATGCCGGTCGACAAAAGGCCGGTGATGGATCACCCGGCAGCCAGTGCCGCGCCGGATACGGTCGAGGCCGCCAATCGGGTTTTTGCGGGCACGATCAACGGCAGCGGACTGATCGAGATCGAGGTCACCAGGAAGTCCACCGACAGCGCGCTGGCAAAAGTGGTCAAGATGGTGAGCGAGGCCGAGACGCAACGATCGCCCACCCAGCGCTTCACCGACCGCTTCGAGCGAATCTTCGTGCCCTCGGTGCTCGCGCTGACCGTCGCGTTGCTGTTCGCATGGGTCATCGTGGACGAGCCGTTCCGCGACAGCTTCTACCGCGCGATGGCGGTGCTCGTCGCCGCGAGCCCCTGCGCGCTCGCCATCGCCACGCCGAGCGCCGTCCTCTCGGGCGTTGCGCGCGCCGCGCGCGGCGGCGTGCTGGTCAAGGGAGGCGGACCGCTGGAGAATCTCGGCTCGTTGAACGCCATCGCCTTCGACAAGACCGGGACGCTGACCGAAGGCCGGCCGCAGATCACCGACGTGATTCCGGCGGAAGGCGTCGAGGAGGAAGAGCTTGTCGCCATCGCCGTCGCGGTCGAAAAGCTCAGCAACCATCCGCTCGCGCGCGCCATTGCGCGCGACGGCGCGGAGCGCCTCGGCGAACGTCCGATTCCGACCGCGACCGATCTCGGCAGCCTTACCGGGCGCGGTGTGACCGCGCGCATCGACGGCGACCAGATCACGATCGGCAAGGCAGAGATGTTCGGCAGCGACGGTGTCGCCCCCTTGTCCCCCGAAATGGCGGACGCGATCGCGAAGCTTCGCGAGGGAGGCCGAACGACCATGGTCGTCCGCCGCGGCGACAAGGATCTTGGCGCGATCGGGCTCATGGACACGCCGCGCGAGGCGGCGAAGGCGACGCTCGCCCGCCTTCGCGAGCTCGGCATCACGCGGATGATCATGATCTCCGGCGACAATCAGAAAGTTGCCGAGGCGATCGCGAGCGAGGTCGGGATTGACGAGGCGATCGGCGACCTGATGCCCGAAGACAAGGTCGATGCGATCAAGAGGCTCCGCGGCGAGGGCAAAGTTGCGATGGTCGGGGACGGTGTCAACGACGCCCCCGCAATGGCGAACGCCACCGTCGGAATTGCGATGGGCGCTGCCGGATCCGACGTTGCGCTCGAGACCGCCGACGTTGCGCTGATGGCCGACGATCTGGCGCATCTGCCGTTCGCGGTCGGGCTCAGCCGCAGCACGCGCAGGATCATTCGTCAGAACGTCTTCGTCAGTCTCGGGGTCGTGGCGGTCCTGGTGCCCGCCACGATTCTCGGCCTTGGCATCGGTCCAGCGGTCGCGGCCCACGAAGGCTCCACTCTCGTGGTCGTGTTCAATGCGCTGCGCCTGCTCGCGTACAAGGATCGCGGGGCATGA
- a CDS encoding ZIP family metal transporter has product MLAFGYTLVPVAAVFLGSLAAVLRRPSEAMISAMQHLAAGVVFAAAATEILPQVMHQASPAATLIGGGLGVATMLALKEIEKRFEGKIALLGAIGLDILIDGLVLGLAFVAGARAGLLLTIALTLEVLFLGLSLATELSATSRSRLRVVATTTAVALLLPAGALLAVPVAQFPPVVIAGFLSFGLMALLYLVTEELLVEAHARPDSPLISAMFFIGFLTLLLIEEMLG; this is encoded by the coding sequence ATGCTAGCGTTCGGCTATACGCTGGTGCCGGTCGCCGCAGTGTTTCTCGGCTCGCTTGCCGCAGTATTGCGGCGACCGAGCGAAGCGATGATCAGCGCAATGCAGCATCTCGCGGCGGGCGTTGTGTTCGCCGCCGCGGCGACCGAGATCCTCCCACAGGTCATGCATCAGGCGTCGCCTGCGGCCACGCTCATCGGCGGCGGCCTCGGCGTGGCGACGATGCTCGCACTCAAGGAGATCGAGAAAAGGTTTGAAGGCAAGATCGCACTGCTCGGCGCGATCGGGCTCGATATCCTCATCGATGGGCTGGTTCTGGGGCTCGCCTTCGTTGCGGGCGCGAGAGCGGGCTTGCTGCTTACCATCGCGCTCACGCTCGAAGTGCTGTTCCTGGGGCTGTCGCTGGCGACCGAGCTCAGTGCAACGAGCCGCTCGCGACTGCGCGTCGTGGCGACCACCACCGCGGTGGCATTGCTGCTGCCCGCCGGTGCGCTGCTGGCGGTACCAGTCGCCCAGTTTCCGCCGGTGGTCATCGCCGGCTTCCTCAGCTTCGGCCTGATGGCGCTGCTCTATCTCGTCACCGAAGAACTGCTGGTCGAGGCACATGCCAGGCCGGACAGCCCTTTGATCAGCGCGATGTTCTTCATCGGCTTCCTCACCCTGCTGCTCATCGAAGAGATGCTGGGATGA
- the cueR gene encoding Cu(I)-responsive transcriptional regulator, with product MNIGQASKASGVSQRMIRHYEKLGLIPPPPRRDSGYRDYSDADVGRLRFIAHARDLGFPIEEIRSLLSLWQERSRSSADVKALATARAEELGRKARALEEMRASLLDLARRCHGDDRPDCPIIETLAR from the coding sequence ATGAATATCGGCCAGGCGTCGAAGGCGAGCGGCGTCTCCCAACGCATGATCCGCCATTACGAGAAGCTTGGCCTGATTCCCCCGCCGCCGCGCCGCGACAGCGGCTATCGCGACTATTCAGACGCGGATGTTGGCCGGCTGCGCTTCATTGCACATGCGCGCGATCTCGGATTTCCGATCGAGGAGATCCGCTCGTTGCTCAGCCTTTGGCAGGAAAGGAGCCGTTCGAGCGCTGACGTGAAGGCGCTCGCCACTGCGCGCGCTGAGGAACTCGGCCGCAAAGCGAGGGCACTTGAAGAGATGCGGGCAAGTTTGCTGGATCTCGCGAGACGATGTCACGGCGACGATCGGCCGGATTGTCCGATCATCGAGACGCTGGCGCGCTAG
- a CDS encoding DUF190 domain-containing protein, whose amino-acid sequence MQNTRLLRIYTDEAAYFGDRKVLEVVASRARDARLAGATILEALIGFGRSAHQHRRHVLESDRSVVIEIIDEEGALRRFAQTLDDIPGLGLITLEAVEVLGGAFMRADPA is encoded by the coding sequence ATGCAGAACACAAGGCTGCTTCGCATCTACACCGATGAGGCCGCCTATTTCGGGGATCGCAAGGTCCTCGAAGTGGTCGCCAGCCGCGCGCGCGACGCGCGGCTGGCGGGGGCGACGATCCTCGAGGCGCTGATCGGCTTTGGCCGCTCCGCGCATCAGCATCGTCGGCACGTGCTCGAAAGTGATCGCTCGGTCGTCATCGAGATCATCGACGAGGAAGGCGCGCTGCGCCGCTTTGCGCAGACCCTCGACGACATACCCGGTCTCGGCCTGATCACACTGGAAGCCGTCGAAGTGCTCGGCGGCGCGTTCATGCGAGCAGATCCGGCGTGA